The sequence below is a genomic window from Oleidesulfovibrio alaskensis DSM 16109.
CCGTCACCTTCCACCCCTTTCAGGACAGAAATGCCCCCCTGCGACTTCCAGTCGTAACTGGCTATACAGATGGTATCCACCAGACGCACTTCAAGTTCACGCGCCAGAATGGCAGCGGGAACCAGACCGCCGCGGGTGATGGCCACTATACCCTTGAAAGGCCCCCGTTCCATGAGTCTCCATGAGAGCGCTCTGGTATCGCGGTGCAGCTGCTCCCACGAAACGGGAAACATTTT
It includes:
- the gpt gene encoding xanthine phosphoribosyltransferase; this translates as MFPVSWEQLHRDTRALSWRLMERGPFKGIVAITRGGLVPAAILARELEVRLVDTICIASYDWKSQGGISVLKGVEGDGEGWLIVDDLVDTGTTARAVREMLPKAHFATVYAKPSGRPVVDTYITEVSQDTWILFPWDSEIQYVQPLVNRRQEG